The DNA segment TCTTCATGCGCCAGATGCAATCGGGCGGCGGCAAGGCCATGGGCTTCGGCAAGTCCAAGGCGCGGCTGCTGACCGAACGCCAGGGCCGCATCACTTTCGACGAGGTGGCCGGCGTCGACGAGGCCAAGGAGGAACTCGAGGAGATCGTCGAGTTCCTCAAGGATCCGCAGAAATTCCAGCGCCTGGGCGGCAAGATCCCCAAAGGCGCGTTGCTGGTGGGGCCGCCGGGCACCGGCAAGACGCTCTTGGCCCGGGCCATCGCCGGCGAGGCCAACGTGCCCTTCTTCACCATCTCGGGCTCCGACTTTGTCGAGATGTTCGTCGGCGTCGGCGCCAGCCGGGTGCGCGACATGTTCGACCAGGGCAAGAAGAACGCGCCCTGTATCATCTTCATCGACGAGATCGACGCCGTCGGCCGCCACCGCGGCGCCGGCCTGGGCGGCGGCAACGACGAACGCGAACAGACGCTGAACCAGTTGCTGGTCGAGATGGACGGCTTCGAGACCAACGAAGGCGTGATCTTGATTGCCGCGACCAACCGCCCCGACGTGCTTGACCCGGCGCTCTTGCGCCCGGGCCGCTTCGACCGCCAGGTGGTGGTGCCCAACCCCGATATCCTGGGCCGCGAAAAGATCCTCAAGGTGCACATGCGCAAGGTGCCGCTGGCGCCCGATGTCAACAGCCGCACCATCGCTCGCGGCACGCCGGGCTTTTCCGGCGCCGATCTTGCCAACCTGGTCAACGAGGCGGCGTTGCTGGCGGCGCGCAAGGGCCGGCGCGTGGTCACCATGGAGGAATTCGAGGAATCCAAGGACAAGGTCATGATGGGCGCCGAGCGCCGCTCCATGGTGATGAGCGACGAGGAGAAGAAGCTCACCGCCTATCACGAATCGGGCCACGCCGTGGTGGCGGCGCGTTGCGAAGCCTCGGATCCCATCCACAAGGCCACCATCATTCCCCGCGGCCGGGCCCTGGGCATGGTGCAGCGCCTGCCGGAGCGCGACCGTCTCTCGGTCAGCCGCGAGAAGATGCTGGCCGACATCACCGTGGCCATGGGCGGGCGCATCGCCGAGGAACACGTTTTCGGCCACGACAAGGTAACCTCCGGCGCGTCGCAAGACATCGAGGTGGCCACCCATTTCGCCCGCGAGATGGTGACCCGCTACGGCATGTCGGAGGAGCTCGGGCCGCTGACCTACGCCGAGAACCAGGAAGAGGTCTTCCTCGGCCACTCGGTGTCGCGCACCCAGAACATCTCGGAAAAGACCTCCGAGACCATCGACGCCGAGATCCGCCGCATCGTCGACGAATGCTATGCCCGGGCCGAGGACATCCTGACCAGCGAGATGGACAAGCTGCACAAGGTGGCCGGGGCGCTCTTGGAATACGAGACCCTGACCGGCGACGAGATCAACCAGATCATGGCCGGCCACGACATCGAACGCCAGAAGCCCAGC comes from the Alphaproteobacteria bacterium genome and includes:
- the ftsH gene encoding ATP-dependent zinc metalloprotease FtsH, producing MNNFGKNLALWVIIGLLVIAVFNVFQTPTTRGPVTNLAFSDFLAEVQAGQVADVTIQGNSIQGHYGDGRAFTTYAPNDPTLVTRLGDAGVRISAAPTDDNVPSLLGILVSWFPMLLLIGVWIFFMRQMQSGGGKAMGFGKSKARLLTERQGRITFDEVAGVDEAKEELEEIVEFLKDPQKFQRLGGKIPKGALLVGPPGTGKTLLARAIAGEANVPFFTISGSDFVEMFVGVGASRVRDMFDQGKKNAPCIIFIDEIDAVGRHRGAGLGGGNDEREQTLNQLLVEMDGFETNEGVILIAATNRPDVLDPALLRPGRFDRQVVVPNPDILGREKILKVHMRKVPLAPDVNSRTIARGTPGFSGADLANLVNEAALLAARKGRRVVTMEEFEESKDKVMMGAERRSMVMSDEEKKLTAYHESGHAVVAARCEASDPIHKATIIPRGRALGMVQRLPERDRLSVSREKMLADITVAMGGRIAEEHVFGHDKVTSGASQDIEVATHFAREMVTRYGMSEELGPLTYAENQEEVFLGHSVSRTQNISEKTSETIDAEIRRIVDECYARAEDILTSEMDKLHKVAGALLEYETLTGDEINQIMAGHDIERQKPSETPEDHTPPSAVPAAGGPGGKAPNAKPGFGPEPQPES